Proteins encoded within one genomic window of Amycolatopsis sp. 2-15:
- a CDS encoding penicillin-binding transpeptidase domain-containing protein: MMREVVTGGTATGLARSGTVYGKTGTAQFGDGAEAHGWFVGYRGDVAFCVFLEGGNDSGPAVTLGARFLTGVK, translated from the coding sequence ATGATGCGCGAGGTGGTCACGGGCGGCACCGCGACCGGACTGGCGCGCTCGGGCACCGTCTACGGCAAGACCGGCACCGCGCAGTTCGGCGACGGCGCCGAGGCGCACGGCTGGTTCGTGGGTTACCGCGGCGACGTCGCGTTCTGCGTGTTCCTGGAGGGCGGCAACGACTCCGGCCCGGCCGTGACGCTGGGCGCCAGGTTCCTGACCGGTGTGAAGTAG